The following coding sequences are from one bacterium window:
- a CDS encoding LamG domain-containing protein codes for MRFDGVDDYVELNQSLRDPNTFGGTFNGKSSISLWIYPTREVGVDGETILRRIGGLHYLEYSSDVDRRLQIMVRCNPANPPCHSGGNHWPRSYAVIPRDKWTHVIFVLEPGVGWRFYIDGKLDRAESVPQVVIIDYGGPSRLGYKLTESYANFEGMMDNVRVYADALSSSQAKALYEKEKPKYILASF; via the coding sequence TTGCGCTTTGATGGCGTTGACGACTACGTGGAGCTTAATCAGTCCTTGAGGGACCCTAACACTTTTGGCGGCACATTTAATGGTAAATCCAGCATTTCGCTGTGGATATACCCGACGCGCGAAGTCGGAGTTGACGGCGAGACGATTCTCCGCAGGATAGGAGGCCTTCATTATCTGGAATATTCGAGCGATGTGGATAGGCGTCTGCAGATTATGGTTCGGTGCAACCCCGCAAATCCTCCTTGTCATTCCGGAGGAAACCACTGGCCCCGTTCTTACGCCGTGATACCGAGAGACAAATGGACCCATGTTATTTTCGTGCTTGAGCCCGGAGTTGGCTGGCGTTTTTATATTGACGGCAAATTAGACCGCGCCGAATCGGTTCCTCAAGTAGTGATAATTGATTACGGAGGCCCTTCCCGACTGGGATATAAACTTACGGAGTCCTACGCTAACTTTGAGGGAATGATGGACAATGTTCGTGTTTACGCCGATGCTTTGAGCAGTTCACAAGCAAAAGCTCTTTACGAGAAAGAGAAACCGAAATACATCTTAGCTTCTTTTTAA